The Leptodactylus fuscus isolate aLepFus1 chromosome 5, aLepFus1.hap2, whole genome shotgun sequence genome segment ttcatggaaatccctgtcagtttgcgattttcgcaagctaacttttccccatagaaatgcattggccagtgctgattggccagagtacggaactcgaccaatcagcgctggctctgctggaggaggcggagtctaagatcgctccacaccagtctccattcaggtccgaccttagactccgcctcctccagcagagccagcgctgattggccgaattccgtactctggccaatcagtgctggccaatgcattctattggcgtgatgaagcagtgctgaatgtgtttgtttagctcaactacaccggtggagtagttgagctaagcacacagattcagctctgcttcaatcagcgctggccaatgcattctattagcttgatgaagcagagtgtgcacaagggttcaagcgcaccctcggctctgatgtagcagagccgaggctgcacaagggttcaagcgcaccctcggctctgatgtagcagagccgaggctgcacaagggttcaagcgcaccctcggctctgatgtagcagagccgagggtgcacaagggttcaagcgcaccctcggctctgatgtagcagagccgaggctgcacaagggttaaagcgcaccctcggctctgatgtagaagagccgaaggctgcacaagggttcaagcgcacccttggctctgatgtagcagagccgaggctgcacaaaggttcaagcgcaccctcggctctgatgtagcagagccgagggtgcacaagggttcaagcgcaccctcggctctgatgtagaagagccgagggtgcacaagggttcaagcgcaccctcggctctgatgtagcagagccgaggctgcacaagggttcaagcgcaccctcggctctgatgtagcagagccgagggtgcacttgaacccttgtgcaccctcggctctgctacatcagagccgagggtgcgcttgaacccttgtgcacactctgcttcatcaagctaatagaatgcattggccagcgctgattgaagcagagctgaatctgtgtgcttagctcaactactccagttactttagttgagctaaacacacacattcagcactgcttcatcacgccaatagaatgcattggccagcactgattggccagagtacggaattcagccaatcagcgctggctctgctggaggaggcggagtctaaggtcggacctgaatggagactggtgtggagcgatcttagactccgcctccttcagcagagccagcgctgattggccgaattccgtactctggccaataagcactggctaatgcattgtattggcgtgatgaagcagtgctgaatgtgtgtgtttagctcaactacaccggtggagtagttgagctaagcacacagattcagctctgcttcaatcagcgctggccaatgcattctattagcttgatgaagcagagtgtgcacaagggttcaagcgcaccctcggctctgatgtagccagcactgattggccagagtacggaattcggccaatcagcgctggctaatgcatccctatgggaaaaagtttatctcacaaaaatcacaattacacacccgatagagccccaaaaagttatttttaataacattcccccctaaataaaggttatccctagctatccctgcctgtacagctatccctgtctcatagtcacaaagttcacattctcatatgacccggatttgaaatccactattcgtctaaaatggaggtcacctgatttcggcagccaatgactttttccaatttttttcaatgcccccggtgtcgtagttcctgtcccacctcccctgcgctgttattggtgcaaaaaaggcgccagggaaggtgggaggggaatcgaattttggcgcactttaccatgcggtgttcgattcgattcgaacatggcgaacaccctgatatccgattgaacatgtgttcaatagaacactgttcgctcatctctagtaagtataaGGTcagaataacaacaacaacacaaCAGATTCTACTGTTTCATTATTTATTCAACAAAAATGAAGCTAAAATGTGTGGAAAACTAAGTACACCACATGAATTAGTAACTTGTGCAACCACCTTTAGTAGCAATAACTTGAAGTCGTGGTTTTGTGTATTACTTTATCTGTTTCTCATATCATTCTGGAGGAACTGTGACCCTCTCTTTTTTAGAATGTTGTTTCAGTTCATTGAGGTTTGTGTGGATTTGTTTATGCCCATCTATCTTActccaggttcacacctgcacctggtatccgttctttgggtcctgaaaaatggaaatccaatccactttaAAAGCGGCTACCTGTGATAGACTTTAAAGGGGTCTGCCGggatttggggacagaatccCTTAACATGGTGCGAGTGCTGGCATGAATCAATCCttaaaggggtcggccactttcagacaaatattgagagacaaatgttatggtttgtataataaaaagatatacaatttcccaatatactttctgtatcaattcctcacggctctctagatctctgcttgctgtcattcattctgttacttctagtggataaaagtctgaccatggtcatgtgatttgcggtccatggtcatgtgatttacggtccatggtcatgtgattatacacaggtgctgctcattatagtcacagcacagtaatcagacatctgcctggtaatcagctgtgcacctgtgtacatcacatgaccatggaccataaatcacatgaccatggtcagagttttatccactagaagtaacagaatgaatgacagcaagccgaaatctagaaaaccgtgaggaattgatacagaaagtatattgaaaaattgtatatctttttattatacaaaccataacatgtatctctcaatattggtctgaaagtggccaacccctttaaagttccaCCATAGTATTTCAATTAGGATGAGGTCTTGACTATGGATCTTTGCGATACTTTGATTCTTTTCTGTCTTAGCCATTCTGTTGTAGAGTTGCTGGTGTGCCTGGCATCATTGTCCTATTGCATGACCAAGTTTCAGCCAAGCTTTAACTGTTGAATAGAAGGCTTCCCCCTTCCACTACTGTGCTTGACAGTTGCTATAAGGTGTTTGTGCTGATATGCTTTATTTGTTTTTCATTAAACGTGCTTCTGTGCATTATGGCCAAGCAACTCCACTTTGGTCTTGTCTGTCAAAAGTACATTGTTCCGGAAGTCTTGTGGGTCATTCATGCACAACTTTGTAAACATAGTGTGCtgccatgttcttttttttttttttttcaatgaagaaaaGGCTTTCTCCTGGCAACTTTGCCAAAAAAAGCCATACCTGTTCAGTAATTTTCTAGTTATAATGTCATGAACTTAAACATTTAACATTCTCTGCAATTCCTCTAAGCATTATATGGCTAGATCTTGCAGTAAATTTGCTTGGACATCCAGTCCTGgaaagattttcagttgttttgaATGTCCACTTGTGAATAATCCTTCTCACTGCAGAATGATGGACTTCAAATTGTTTGGAAAGAAGCTTATAATTCTTTCCAAATTGATGAACAGTAAgaattgcttctctaagatcattgctcaTGTCTTTTTATCTTTGGCATTGTCTTAGCACATCCCCGAATGCTCCAGACTAGCAGAGGGGTCACGCTTGTTCATGATCAATTAACCAGGGGTATTTGAGTAGCAGCACCGGGCAGCTACTTACCCTCCTTCCTATGGAAGCAATATGGGTGTTCTTAATTTTTCAAATGCTGAGTCTGGATTTTGGCATACCTTTTGTTACATTAATAATGGCACAATGTAATTTGTCATGTGTTGTTGTGTAGTACTATTTACTTAATTTTCAGATCTCCAAGGGACCAGATGTCTTTTCATTATGTATTGATTTGTAAAACCATATAATGGAAAAAGTGTGTTTCACTTATCACTGTATGTTAGGTGGAGATTTTACCGGAAATTCTGAGATTCTGGAGTTTTGCTTTGTGTATGGAAAAGTGTCTACACAGCAATGTACTAATCTGGAAACTTACGCACAGTTTTCATTGCAGTTTTGTGAAGAATAAGTGTTGCATAATCATGTTTCCTTCCTTTTGGATATATTCTGACTATGGCTTaaaaaactttagcaaaaaccgcATCCATGAATCCAGCCTTATGGAAATATTCTCCTCTCGAAGTGATGAATATTAGCAATTTATGAAAAATTGGCACTTGAATATTCTGATGAAATGACAACTTGTTATCAGTTTCTGAAAAGATAATAAGCATATAAGCAACTTTTAGTATCCTGATAATATTGTGAGAACTTTAGAAAGGTAGTGTCAGCAGGagggcatgattcagagctccaatcagaggtagaTAGTGGAActgccctcttgacagtacagagcttacgcctggttcacatctgtgtttagtaatccattcagggagtctgcatggggacggactactgaacgcactggcaagaggtgtgcagtgaaagcacaaggaccccatagactataatggagtccgtgtgctttccacgtgctgcccgcatgaatcatgcggacatgaaggtagatcatgaagtacttttctgtgcgCATGTTCTGTGCACATGTTCTGgagaacacacggaccctattatagtctatggggtccatgtgctttcactgcatacctcttgctaatgtgttcagtagtccttttggggggtccccatgcggactcctccgaatggattaccgatgcaggtgtgaacgaggccttagtcaggccccaaaactaacagcattgagtgCTCTGGAACCAACTGCAGCTGTTGTCCATAtcattgcatattttttttttgtctaaaactattttttttataaaaaaaacctctctaGCTCTATGTTATCCTGACATcttgtttcctttttttcttaCAGTTCATCGCCTTTGCTTCCTTGTTCTTCATCTTGGTATCTATAACAACATTTTGTCTGGAGACTCATGAGGCATTTAATTCCATCATCAATAGAACTGAGCTTTCGAATAATGGCACAGAAATTGTGTCATTAATAGAGATTGAGACTGACCCTGCTTTGACATACGTTGAAGGAGTTTGTGTGGTATGGTTTACATTTGAGTTTTTAGTACGTGTCACTTTCTGCCCTGACAAACTTGAATTCATCAGAAATTTACTAAACATTATAGATTTTGTGGCTATATTGCCATTTTATCTTGAGGTTGGCCTAAGTGGGCTTTCCTCCAAAGCTGCTAAGGATGTATTAGGATTCCTCAGGGTTGTGAGATTTGTCCGCATCCTCCGAATTTTTAAACTAACCCGCCATTTTGTAGGACTAAGAGTGCTTGGACACACTCTTCGAGCTAGCACTAATGAATTTTTGCTTCTCATAATATTTTTGGCTCTAGGAGTCTTAATATTTGCCACAATGATCTACTATGCCGAGAGAATAGGTGCCAGTCCAAATGATCCATCTGCAAGCAAGCACACACAGTTTAAAAATATTCCAATTGGTTTCTGGTGGGCTGTGGTCACTATGACTACGCTGGGGTATGGTGACATGTATCCACAGACCTGGTCAGGGATGTTGGTAGGGGCACTATGTGCATTGGCCGGTGTACTTACAATTGCAATGCCTGTTCCAGTCATTGTTAACAATTTTGGAATGTACTACTCCCTTGCTATGGCAAAGCAGAAACTtccaagaaaaagaaagaaatacattCCTCATGGACCTCAGGCTGGCTCTCCTACCTTCTGCAAGATGGATCTTAACATGGGATGCAACAGCACACAGGTGGATGCCTGCCTTGGTAAAGACAACCGATTAATGGAGCACAACATGTCAGGTACAGTAGAAGAGTAGTAATACAGACTTGTCATGTGCAACATTTAATTTTCTTAAAGACGTTGTGCAGAATTAGAAAATGTGATTCATTTCTTAttttcaggaagtgacctcacatCTTTTGGTCATATGGCAATGAATGAAACTGAACTGCAgcaaggccatgtgaccaatggatatgatgtcacttcctaagaagaagAAATCAACCATGTTTTGTAatcctgcacaatccctttaacattaatCCGAATATTAAGAAATTAATGCATTTTCCAAAAAGTTGTAAGTTGGTATAGTTATATAAATGCGAGGTATAGAATTATAGAATGGAGCTGCATATGTCTGCTCACTAGGTTTTGGATCAAATTGCACTTGCAACaagaaataataatagaaatatgtACTTAAATGAGAATCTAAATTTAAACTTTCATACTGTACAATGAAATAACAATTGACAAATGTGGAATCACATATATATGGATATACAGAGTCTACTACTACATGTTTCTATGacttgaattttccaaaagtttcagttttgacccaaacctgaaacttttgaggTTTGATACCAGCAAATcactattaaactctggggtcagaTTCCAGGGTATAAATGGAGGTTCAGGGAAAATACGGTAACCTAATAAAGCATTATTCCCACCTTGcttcatctctcctgggcattcTTCTTGAGGTCCCTCAGCATCCTCATCAGATGTTATGCACCCTGGGGTCActgcagtggcctgtgattgggccttaccaGTCATGTCGGGCACGCCAGTGTCCTCACATTTACAAATAACAATGTGATTGTAGGATCATGGTCACCcagtggttaacactgttgcCATGCAATTCTAGAATCCTGAATTAGGATACGACAAAGCGTCAACATCACTATGGCATTTGTGTGCTCCCCCTAGGTTTTCAGGTTTTATCTCCAGGTACTACAATTTACTCTCACACTCAACAGATATACCAAGAACAGTTTTGCTATGAAAATGACCCAAGTGGGTATTGAGATAAGAGTGCCTAGATGGCTCCTACTGACTTTCCTGTTCCACAACTAACAATAATTTCTTTGTTGTTCTTTGAGTTCCTTATGTACAAAATGCTCATTAAAATTTTGGCTGCCGCGTTGTTGTAGACGTTAGATATTGTCTACATAGTTTTGGAAGAAATAAAAGCAATCCCTGAGAAATTAATTcttatcaagaaaaaaaatctcagaaTCCAGGAGCATTTATATATTTTCAGTAATAGTGTTCAGAAAAAGAAATATATTGCAATATTTGTCTTATATATTGGTTAACACCAGATAACACCTATTACTATCTTGCAGCTTTCTTTTGAAAAGGAGAAAATAACTTTCTGGAACTCTGTAAGAAGAATTGTTACTTTTTGAGAGACTACCCAAAATATGAATAGGTCTATGATATATATGGGGGACATAGGAAGATTAGATTGAAAACTATGATATGACATATGGTTGGTTGAGAAGATCTTATTGTCTTCAGTACATTTCTATTGCCTGTCTCTTTTTTATGGTTATAGGTCAAGTTAAACTTTTTACCTGTTATAACTATTATTAACTCAGAGAAGCCAGAGAAAATGGGAAAATGTCTCAAGAGTCTTAGATACTTTTACCTGTTACTGTTTTATGTTCGATATTCATATAAAATAAATTTATGGTTTTCAGTTATTAACATTTTAATAATACTCTTTATTAGTACATTTAGTTATTTGTAATTCCTTTTTAGTACAAATCCTTCCTATATATTACCAGGTGAGGATAGTTCTGGAAGTGACCAGCCACTATCACCCGGAGAACGGCACCCAATGAGACGCTCTAGCACCAGGGACAAAAACAGAAGAGCAGGAACATGCTTTCTCCTGACAGCAGGTGATTACTCGTGCAATACTGATGGAGGGATACGGAAAGGTAtgggttttttacattttataaaaatatatatatatatatataaaaatattactaTATAAAGGAGAGGTGGACAACAGTTGGTACTCCAGCTATAGCAGACCTCAACTCTCTTCTTGAATATATTCATAGAAACTGAGGTTATTCCATTAAGATGCAAAATTCTAATTCTAGAAATGCAACATTAGATTTCAGCTGGTGTTCCAAGGGTTTCTGTCCTTAATATAGTGTGCTATTTATCAAGCTGTTGGCGATTTGTGGCTAAGCATTGCTTATTGTAGACAGCTAATCTGATGAATTTATGAGTTGTGTAGCTAACTATATACTAACATTGAAAGAAAAAAGAATCCATATGCTACATAAACAAACCTAAATTTATACTAAATAATATTTATAGAAAACAGAATGAACAGAATGTGAATAAATCTAGCAGAAATGTGAGTACATATTGCTATAAAGCGGTACATGCTTATAGATTTACTTTTGGGTACTGAAGCATTAACATCTATGAGTCTCCCTTTCTTTTTTGGCAGTTTTCTCATCCAAATGTACATTCTAGAGATTTTCTCTTAAAGCAAATACTGTACTTGTCATGGTAACACTTTCCCTCTGAGCCTTTTTAAGATACCGACACAATTACACCAAGACCCAAGTCATATTTACACTCAACAACCTTCTTCTATATAGGCCAGTGATGCTCAACCGGCAGACCACAATCCAAACCAGACTGTATTTGACAGCTTCCAAGACCCCATCTTTTGGCCTTCATTATGACAGCGGTTGGGGGAAACATTTATCTTTCACCCTCTGTCCGTAGCCTTCCAACAGCTGTGTAAGCCGCAGAGATGATAGCTAATCTCTGCTAATCTGTGCTGTCACTGTCGTAACATATCAGGGGATACTGGTTGGAAGTTGTATTTTTCTCCTGATCACTGTTAGTGTCAATTGTGTGCCACTTAAAAGCATTATTCTATGTAATGGTCCTTAGTCAGTCccctcacacagcataatgctccttagtctcccacacagtataatgccatgttattggCTCTCCCACAGTACTATGTCTTGTTAGTGCCCCTCCTACAATATTATGCCATATTAGTCCCCcaaaacagtataatgtgccTTAGTGTCTCTAACATAATATAATGTCATGTTTGTGCTCTGACATAgtgtaatgccacattagtgcccccataaagtataatgcacCATAGTGTTCCCAAACCAGTAGAATGCCATGTTACTGGTCCTTCCACAGGGTCACAGTATAATGACACAGTAGtgacccacaaagtataatgttccgtaatgcccccccatagagtattagCCTTTTTAGTGTCCTAACACACAGTATaaatctccttagtgccccctcacTAGTTAGTGTCACCCTCACTAGTTAGTGACATTGACCCCTCTTCTCCATTTGTCCTCCAGGATACGTCTTATCATCCAAAAATATGGTAAATACTTGACATGTTTAGCTACTGTTCATCTCAGACCTTTATCTGATGGCGGACTACAGTCAGCCGGTCAGTGGATCTGTATTAAAAGTAGTGTGGAGTGGAGTGTTGTTCTCTTCAGGGACTCAACTCTTCATGGATTATACAATCACACATTGAACCAACAttcaataacatttatttatcagGTAATAAAAAGGCAACCAATCTCCGTTATACTCATAACAATAGTCACCCAGGGAGCTCTGCAAGCAATTACAATCTCTGTCATATTGGACAGCATTGAGATTCACTCCAAGTAGAACATCATTATGTCGCACGTTATGTTTTGGAGGTTGTAACCACTTTCTCCGGCATGCTCAGTGAACCCATCATTTGCAATCTTCAAAATGTTACAATATCACATCTAAAATCAagaaaacaaaatattaaaaatagtaTTACTGGaatcaaagtaacaaaaaaaaaataaatatataaatagttcTTTCGTACAGAGATAATAATTTTAGGTTCTGTAGGCTAACATTATCTCACAGAAACTATTTATCGCTAAGTCAAtctgaatataataaataacctTCTATTTGTATAACAAACTaggcactgcagaaaaatattaaaattggGAGACTCCTTTTAAGGGTTGTACAGGAAGTGGAGAAATCTGTCAACTCCCCTGGCCTCCTGACAGATTGCACCGATTCATGGACAAACTCTTTAAATCTGATAAGCTTCTCTCTAAAATAACTTCTTATTTGTTCAGCATTATTACTCTCCACTTCTTATAAAATTAACCATTTCAACTCTGAGATTTGGTATCAGCGCTCATAGAAGTACCGAGCTACGGTTGGTTCACCACTTTGACATAAGTGTTACAGTAGACTATCAGTTACTATGAGATCTTCCATTTTTTACATCTAAATAATGCATTACTTCAGTATCGGTTACAAAAAATTCTAAGTTAGTTAAATGGTGGCCCAGttttagaccaatattaagaaacaaatgttattgtttgtatactgaaaatttatgcaattttccaatattttttctgtatcaatttctcatggttttctagatcggTCCTTGCTGGCATTCATTATGCTTACTTTCAGTtgataaaaattagtccatggtcatgtgataaacataCATAAACACAGCCTCCGTGCACCAAGGAATcaaagacaggtgagtataactttttctttcttttttcttttttttctttttttagggcAGTTTCTATTATATGTGGCCTAAAGGGTATGTTACATTTATATGAGGAGGCATAGAGAATATAAGGGTCATCAGGAGCATTATGTCTATAAGAGGAGGTTATTTATGGTAGGGGACTTAAGAAATACAAGGAGTCATTATTTATATAAGGAGTCATTAGGATGCATTAtgagtgactagagatgagtgagtactaaaatattcgagattcgatattcgtttcgagtagagcctcaatattctactacttGATCAAATttcaaatcccattacagtctatgggaaaaaatgcccatttcaggggaaaccactattcgactaaaggagagtcaccaagtccacgagtagcaggaggagagtgtttaggaggagcgaagtgcagttaaagtgcacggacctcatagactataacaggtccatgcgctttaactgcacagcgcttgcagttgtgctgatattccgttcggggggtcctcctgcagactccttccggatgggaggcaagcgctaatgtgaacatactcgtcctgcagaaccagcattgattggacgaattctatacactgtatagcattcgaccaatcaacactggttctgcagcaggctcttctttgctagttgggagggCTGGCAGCTtacgtttatgcgggagctgattttttctcataggaatgcattgaccagcgttgattggccgaaagctataaagtgtacagcattcagccaatcaacgctggttctaccggaggctcgtctgtgacgaggtggagtctaagatcagaccacaatggagactgctgtagtacGATCtttgactctgcctcctcacagatgagcctccggcagaaccagcgttttttggtcgaatgctgtacactgtatagcattagaccaatcaacgctggtcagtgcattcctatgagaaaaagtcagctcctgcataaccccaagctgccaactctcccgactagcaaggacgagcctgctgcagaaccagcgttgatcttccaaatgctatacaatgtatagcattaggccaatcaatgctggttctgaatcgaatctttactgcgaataggagtagtattcaaatgagtatgagtattttgaataccgtagtattctatcaaatacctactcgatcgaatactactcgatcaTTTCTAATTATGACTAAGGGAGAGATCATTCATATAAGAGCACATAAAGAATATAATGAATCATTACTTAAATAAGAGGGTATTATGAATGTAGGGGTTTATTAAAGGGCTTTATGAATATGACTAGGATCATGTATGTAAGGAGGCATAAGAGAGGAGCATTTATCTCATAGTGCACAATATGAGTGGGCAATTGGGCAGTATTAAATTAAGGAGGTCTTGGGCTTTACTACAGaggttttccagctcattttttattgatgatccatactcaggatagatcatcagtaagaGATCAGAGGGGTTATAACATTTGGGACCCCTCACAACTATTTGCAGCCACGGTAACCTCAGCACAATTTGTATCACATGCTACCTGTTTTATAATGACAGTGtcatgtaattacagcctcattgtatagtagtgtataggacaagactgtaattacattgcataaCCACTATGAAATGAGCAATATAATGTAAATAGAAAAGGGGTCACAGCGCTTGCACAAGTGCAGTGGTCCTCTTCAAAGAACTGATGAGCgggggtcccagatgttggaATTCCACTGATTAGTGAGACAAGTCATGAAATGTTTTACTGCATTCACCTAaattgtctgcagagccctgtgcggAGTATGTACTTACTATCACTTTATGGTGACCGTATAGTGATAGTATTGGTACATCTGAGTTAGGAGACTACTGGATGTGCTTGCTCCACGTGCTGAACCTCTGCCTATGCCTctgcatggactgatttttatccactggaagtaagcagaatgaataacagcaagcaaagatctagaaaaccgtgaagaaatgattcagaaagtata includes the following:
- the KCNC2 gene encoding voltage-gated potassium channel KCNC2 isoform X7 → MGKIDENERIILNVGGTRHETYRSTLKTVPGTRLALLACDSHSDPGLEQQPVPGTFQGTCRGNEFFFDRHPGVFAYVLNYYRTGKLHCPADVCGPLFEEELAFWGIDETDVEPCCWMTYRQHRDAEEALDIFETPDLITGEPPPIDEDEEDLGKRLGIEDVVGPDGKVGRWRRLQPRIWALFEDPYSSRAARFIAFASLFFILVSITTFCLETHEAFNSIINRTELSNNGTEIVSLIEIETDPALTYVEGVCVVWFTFEFLVRVTFCPDKLEFIRNLLNIIDFVAILPFYLEVGLSGLSSKAAKDVLGFLRVVRFVRILRIFKLTRHFVGLRVLGHTLRASTNEFLLLIIFLALGVLIFATMIYYAERIGASPNDPSASKHTQFKNIPIGFWWAVVTMTTLGYGDMYPQTWSGMLVGALCALAGVLTIAMPVPVIVNNFGMYYSLAMAKQKLPRKRKKYIPHGPQAGSPTFCKMDLNMGCNSTQVDACLGKDNRLMEHNMSGEDSSGSDQPLSPGERHPMRRSSTRDKNRRAGTCFLLTAGDYSCNTDGGIRKDEMLLN
- the KCNC2 gene encoding voltage-gated potassium channel KCNC2 isoform X2; the encoded protein is MGKIDENERIILNVGGTRHETYRSTLKTVPGTRLALLACDSHSDPGLEQQPVPGTFQGTCRGNEFFFDRHPGVFAYVLNYYRTGKLHCPADVCGPLFEEELAFWGIDETDVEPCCWMTYRQHRDAEEALDIFETPDLITGEPPPIDEDEEDLGKRLGIEDVVGPDGKVGRWRRLQPRIWALFEDPYSSRAARFIAFASLFFILVSITTFCLETHEAFNSIINRTELSNNGTEIVSLIEIETDPALTYVEGVCVVWFTFEFLVRVTFCPDKLEFIRNLLNIIDFVAILPFYLEVGLSGLSSKAAKDVLGFLRVVRFVRILRIFKLTRHFVGLRVLGHTLRASTNEFLLLIIFLALGVLIFATMIYYAERIGASPNDPSASKHTQFKNIPIGFWWAVVTMTTLGYGDMYPQTWSGMLVGALCALAGVLTIAMPVPVIVNNFGMYYSLAMAKQKLPRKRKKYIPHGPQAGSPTFCKMDLNMGCNSTQVDACLGKDNRLMEHNMSGEDSSGSDQPLSPGERHPMRRSSTRDKNRRAGTCFLLTAGDYSCNTDGGIRKVLYGIYHGFVTAEKGTVEFSHNKDYTGKKLLLVNGP
- the KCNC2 gene encoding voltage-gated potassium channel KCNC2 isoform X1; the encoded protein is MGKIDENERIILNVGGTRHETYRSTLKTVPGTRLALLACDSHSDPGLEQQPVPGTFQGTCRGNEFFFDRHPGVFAYVLNYYRTGKLHCPADVCGPLFEEELAFWGIDETDVEPCCWMTYRQHRDAEEALDIFETPDLITGEPPPIDEDEEDLGKRLGIEDVVGPDGKVGRWRRLQPRIWALFEDPYSSRAARFIAFASLFFILVSITTFCLETHEAFNSIINRTELSNNGTEIVSLIEIETDPALTYVEGVCVVWFTFEFLVRVTFCPDKLEFIRNLLNIIDFVAILPFYLEVGLSGLSSKAAKDVLGFLRVVRFVRILRIFKLTRHFVGLRVLGHTLRASTNEFLLLIIFLALGVLIFATMIYYAERIGASPNDPSASKHTQFKNIPIGFWWAVVTMTTLGYGDMYPQTWSGMLVGALCALAGVLTIAMPVPVIVNNFGMYYSLAMAKQKLPRKRKKYIPHGPQAGSPTFCKMDLNMGCNSTQVDACLGKDNRLMEHNMSGEDSSGSDQPLSPGERHPMRRSSTRDKNRRAGTCFLLTAGDYSCNTDGGIRKGYEKSRSLNNIAGLTGNALRLSPVTSPYSSPCPLRRSRSPIPSIL
- the KCNC2 gene encoding voltage-gated potassium channel KCNC2 isoform X6, whose protein sequence is MGKIDENERIILNVGGTRHETYRSTLKTVPGTRLALLACDSHSDPGLEQQPVPGTFQGTCRGNEFFFDRHPGVFAYVLNYYRTGKLHCPADVCGPLFEEELAFWGIDETDVEPCCWMTYRQHRDAEEALDIFETPDLITGEPPPIDEDEEDLGKRLGIEDVVGPDGKVGRWRRLQPRIWALFEDPYSSRAARFIAFASLFFILVSITTFCLETHEAFNSIINRTELSNNGTEIVSLIEIETDPALTYVEGVCVVWFTFEFLVRVTFCPDKLEFIRNLLNIIDFVAILPFYLEVGLSGLSSKAAKDVLGFLRVVRFVRILRIFKLTRHFVGLRVLGHTLRASTNEFLLLIIFLALGVLIFATMIYYAERIGASPNDPSASKHTQFKNIPIGFWWAVVTMTTLGYGDMYPQTWSGMLVGALCALAGVLTIAMPVPVIVNNFGMYYSLAMAKQKLPRKRKKYIPHGPQAGSPTFCKMDLNMGCNSTQVDACLGKDNRLMEHNMSGEDSSGSDQPLSPGERHPMRRSSTRDKNRRAGTCFLLTAGDYSCNTDGGIRKGTSSSTKQLYQFF
- the KCNC2 gene encoding voltage-gated potassium channel KCNC2 isoform X4; its protein translation is MGKIDENERIILNVGGTRHETYRSTLKTVPGTRLALLACDSHSDPGLEQQPVPGTFQGTCRGNEFFFDRHPGVFAYVLNYYRTGKLHCPADVCGPLFEEELAFWGIDETDVEPCCWMTYRQHRDAEEALDIFETPDLITGEPPPIDEDEEDLGKRLGIEDVVGPDGKVGRWRRLQPRIWALFEDPYSSRAARFIAFASLFFILVSITTFCLETHEAFNSIINRTELSNNGTEIVSLIEIETDPALTYVEGVCVVWFTFEFLVRVTFCPDKLEFIRNLLNIIDFVAILPFYLEVGLSGLSSKAAKDVLGFLRVVRFVRILRIFKLTRHFVGLRVLGHTLRASTNEFLLLIIFLALGVLIFATMIYYAERIGASPNDPSASKHTQFKNIPIGFWWAVVTMTTLGYGDMYPQTWSGMLVGALCALAGVLTIAMPVPVIVNNFGMYYSLAMAKQKLPRKRKKYIPHGPQAGSPTFCKMDLNMGCNSTQVDACLGKDNRLMEHNMSGEDSSGSDQPLSPGERHPMRRSSTRDKNRRAGTCFLLTAVLYGIYHGFVTAEKGTVEFSHNKDYTGKKLLLVNGP